The Dickeya poaceiphila DNA window CTATCGCCATCGAGCCAGAGGTGTTGTTGCTCGACGAGCCTACTTCGGCGCTTGACCCGATCTCGACGCTGGTGATTGAAGAACTGATAGGGGCGCTGAAGCGCCGTTTTACGCTGGTGCTGGTGACGCATAACATGCAGCAGGCGGCGAGGGTGTCTGATTACACGGCGTTTATCCATCATGGCCGCCTGATTGAATACAACGAGACTGACTCACTGTTTACCGCTCCTGGAGAACGCCGTACCGAGGATTACATCACCGGTCGTTTGGGGTAGCCATTGTCAGGCGCTGTACCGACGTATGCGTTGCATGAGGCGTGATTATTTCCATATCTTTTTCTTATGAAAAATTGACCTGTGTCGAGAAACTAACGTTTAGTTACCCGACTGTCGCTGTGATTACACGGGGTGATGATAAACTGCGCACAGTTTAGCGTAGGGGCAGATAGCAGCATTATGAGATTCAGTACCATGAGCGAAGGTGACATCATCACCGAGCTTTGTCGGCGAATAAAAGACGCACGTATTCAGCAGCGGTTATCCCAGGTAGATTTGGCCGAGCGCGCCGGGCTTGGCATCGCCACTATCAAGCGGGCGGAGATGGGCGAATCCATTACCCTGAGCAGCCTGCTGGCGATTCTGCGCGGGTTGAATCGTCTGCATCAACTGGAAGGCGTGTTGTTTGATGCTGAAGTCGAGAATTTCAATGCGCGGCTAAATGGCGGGCAACCGCGTGCGCCGTTACGCATTCGTAAGAAAAATACCGACACGCCAGCGCCTGCCGCTGCATCGGAATCGATGCCGAAACCGGTCGCCAGTGCGCTTGACTGGTATGTTTCTGCCGCAGAAAACAACCTGATCTGGTCCTGGCCGGACAACGAGAAAAAACCTTCCTGAAGGCTCGCCGGGCTGATGGGGTTGCATCAGCCCGGCGGGTTACGTCTGTTTTTAGCGCAGGCGGTGCGTGGTTAAACGCACCGCTTTTTTATTCGCACTGCACTACCTTGATCGCCAGACCGCCGCGGGAGGTTTCGCGGTATTTGGCATTCATGTCCTTGCCGGTTTCGTACATGGTTTCGATCACTTTATCCAGTGAGACGCGGGGTTCGCTGGCGCGGCGAATGGCCATGCGTGCAGCGTTGATCGCCTTGACGGACGCAATGGCGTTGCGCTCGATACAGGGAACCTGAACCTGCCCGGCCACCGGGTCGCAGGTTAGCCCAAGATTGTGTTCCATGCCGATTTCGGCGGCGATGCACACCTGTTCCGGATTGGCTCCCAGCAATTCCGCCAAACCGGCGGCGGCCATCGAGCAGGCAACCCCGACCTCACCCTGACAACCCACTTCCGCCCCGGAAATAGAGGCGTTCATTTTGAACAGAATGCCGATGGCACCGGCGGCCAGAAAATAACGCAGGTACGTATCTGGCGTTACCGGTTGGATAAACCGGTCATAATAGGCCAGTACGGCAGGAATAATGCCGCAGGCGCCGTTGGTCGGTGCCGTTACCACCCGGCCACCCGCGGCATTTTCTTCCGATACCGCCATGGCGAACATATTGACCCAGTCCATAGCATCCATCGGGTCGTTGGAAAAACGTCCGTTGGTGAACAACAGGCGGTGTAGCGCCGAGGCACGACGTGGCACGCGCAGTGGGCCGGGCAACACGCCCTCGGTATTCATGCCGCGATGAATAGCGTTTTGCATGGTTTGCCAGACGCTGGCGAAGTAGGTTTCCAGTGCGTCGCGGCCATGCATGGCGATCTCGTTTTTCATCACCACGGCTGAGAGCGACAGGCAGTTATCGTGACAGTGCTGCAACAGCTGTCGGGCGGAATAGAATGGCCAGGGAGCGCGTTCTTCCTGCGAGATGGGCTGGCCGAAGTGCTCCTGATTGACGACAAAACCGCCGCCGATAGAGTAGTAGGTTTTGCTGTACAGCACGTTCTGGCTGGCATCGAGTGCGCGGATCGTCATGCCGTTTTCGTGCAGCGGCAGGTTTTCCGGCTGGAAACGCAGCGCGCTGTCCAGCGGGAAGTTGACCTCATAGCGTCCACCGAGCAACGGCAGGCGACGGGTGTGTTGCACTTGTTGAATAAACGCCGGAATAGCGTCGATATCCACGCTGTCGGGCAGGTTGCCGGCCAGTCCCATAATAATGGCGATATCGGTGTGGTGGCCCTTGCCGGTCAGAGCCAGCGAACCATAAACATCAACGATAATGGCATCAACCGATGAAATCAGAGACAGGTTGACCAGAGAGTCGGTGAACATGTTGCCAGCTTTCATCGGGCCAACGGTATGCGAACTGGAAGGGCCGATACCAATTTTGAAAATATCAAATACGCTGACCATAGGGGTTCCTTTACAGCTGACGCAGGCAGCAGATCCGCCTGCGTCGGGAGAGGATAGAGGCATTACTCGAACAGGGTGTAGACGATAGCGGTGATGGCGATCAGGCCCAGCAGGGTGACGAACACATTGCTCAACGCGCCGCTGTACTGGCGCATGGCCGGCACTTTCCGGATAGCGTACATCGGCATCAGGAACAGCAGACAGGCGATCACCGGGCCGCCCAGCGTTTCAATCATGCCCAGAATGCTGGGGTTAAGGGTTGCGACCAGCCAGGTGGTAAGCAGCATGAACAGCGCAGTGATGCGGTTCAGTTTGTCGGTCGGGATGGTCTTGCCGCGGCTGCGCAGCATTTTCACCATCATGCCGTTCAGACCTTCGCCTGCGCCCAGATAGTGACCCAGGAATGACTTGGAGATGGCGATAGTGGCGATGACCGGCGCCAGATAGCCCATCACCGGGTTGTTAAAGTGGTTAGCCAGATAAGACAGAATCGAAATGTTCTGTGCTTTCGCTTCCATCAGATCAGACGGAGAGAGCGCCAGTACGCAACTGAACACGAAGAACATGACCGTCAGCACCATCATGGTGTGGCTGCAGGCCAGAATGCGGGAGCATTTTTTCTCGGCGTTATCACCGTATTCACGGCGTTTAGCTACCGCGAAAGACGAAATAATCGGCGAGTGGTTGAAAGAAAACACCATCACCGGAATCGCCAGCCACAGCGTTGCCAGCAAGCCGTTGCCGGTGGTGCTGTTGGTTAGGGAAATATTATGGAAAACGCCAGTGTTCCAATGTGGAACTAAATACAATGCCAGCATCATTAATACTGCCACAAATGGATATACCAGCACGCTCATGGCTTTTACAATCATGGCCTCGCCGAAACGAACAATAAACATCAACCCCAAAATCAATATCAACGATAGAATCGCGCGCGGTGGCGAGGGTAAATGCAACTGGTGGGTAATAAAACTGTCAACAGTGTTGGTTATAGCAACACTGTAAACCAGAAGAATCGGGTAAATAGCGAAAAAATAGAGCAGGGTGATTAATTTTCCTGCACCAGTACCAAAATGTTCTTCTACCACTTCGGTAATATCTTCGCCGCCTTTTTTACCGGATAAAACAAAACGGCATAATGCGCGGTGAGAAAAATAGGTCATTGGAAAAGCAATAATTGCCATGATAATCAACGGAATCAGACCGCCGATACCGGCATTAATCGGTAAAAACAGCACGCCTGCGCCAATTGCCGTACCATACAGGCCCAGCATCCAGACGGTATCGCTTTTGCGCCAGCCTGAAGCGTGCTCCAGTACCTGACTGCTGTCTTGAATTGTGCTCATGCGAGTTTCTCCTTGGTGAAAACAGAGTATAAAAAATACCGTACCGGCAGCAGACCAATACAGAGATAATTGCAGGTGTCACACGCGATATCATGTGAATTAAGAGTAATCTTTGTTGTGGCGGCATTCTATATCCTGCTCGACGGAGAATAATAGTGAGGCGATCACAAAAATGATTGGGGGTCAATTATTTTAACCTTTAATGATTAAAAATAAAATATCAGGATTGATGCGTTAAATAATTTATTTTCAGAGGCATCTTTTTTGATGCGTTAATTTTGTTTAATTCGGTGAATAATAATACGGAAATATTCTTGTGTGGGATGGGTACGAATGAAATAAATAACCAATACAACGTATTTATTCTAAACGCTTTGAAAATAATAAACTCAATCATCACAATGTCACGTAAAAAAATTGACCAGACGATGACGAGCGGGCCGTGGCTGGTTCGCTCGTCATCGTACCGGCTTACTCTGCTAACCGTTGTTGTGCCCATGCCAGCCCGGAATGATAGACTTCCGGCAGCAACGGCGTCAGTGCCTGCAACGTCTGATGCAAACGTGCGGTATCCGGATGTGTGAGATTCAGGTGTCCCACCTTGCGTCCCGGACGCACCTCTTTCTCATACCAATGCAGATGCACCAGCGGCAGCGTCAGCCAGTCGATGTTCACATCCGTGCCGATCAGGTTGACCATCACTGCAGGGCTGGCGACCACCGGAGGCGGCAGCGGTAGATCGAGGATCGCACGCAGATGTAGTTCGAACTGGCTGATGGACGCGCCGTTTTGCGTCCAGTGGCCGCTGTTGTGTACGCGCGGCGCCAGTTCGTTGATGAGCAGGCGATCACCCACCACAAAGCACTCCATGGCCATGACGCCCACGTAACCCAGGCGATGCATGATTGACGACAGCATTTGCTCCGCCTGCTGTTGTAGTTGTGCTTGCGGTTGCGGCAGCGCCACACTGGTTCGCAGGATGCCATCTTCATGCAGGTTGTGAGTCAGCGGATAGAATACGCAGTCACCCTGTGTGCTGCGTGCGCCAACCAGCGACACTTCGCCGGAAAAAGCGATGCCCTGTTCGACAATGCAGTCACCGTAACACTCAGCCGGCAGGCTGTGCTCTTCGCCTGGGCGGATACGCCACTGGCCACGACCATCGTAACCGCCGACGCGGCGTTTAACGATTGCCAGCTCGCCCAGTGAGGCGAATACTTCAGTCCATTGTTGTGCCGAGGCCAGCAACTGCCAGGGCGCGGTAGCCAGACCCAGTTCATCCAGCAGCTGCTTTTGAGTGTAGCGATCAGCCAGACGTGGAAAGATATCACGGTTGACGAAGGCAGAATGCTGCGCCAACTGGCGGGTCAACGCCGTTTCCGGCCAGCGTTCGATTTCCGCTGTGATGACGCTGTGCTGCACCGGAACCGATTCCGGCTCCGCATCCAGCCCAACCGGATAAACAGCGATGCCGAGCGGTTCGCCGGCCTGACGCAGCATACGGCCTAATTGACCGTTACCCAGTACGCAAACCGGTTTCATGACTGTTCCCTCGGGTCCGGATTATTCAGCACGTCGTCGGTCTGTGCCTGACGCCAGGCCGCCAGACGCGAAGCCAGATCACTATCGTGGCGCGCCAGAATCTGTGCGGCCAGCAGAGCGGCGTTAGCGGCGCCCGCTTTGCCGATGGCTAAGGTGCCGACGGGAATGCCGCGTGGCATCTGCACGATAGAATAAAGGCTGTCAACGCCGCTTAACGCCGCGCTCTGCACCGGAACGCCCAGCACTGGCACCAGCGTTTTGGCCGCCAGCATACCCGGCAGGTGAGCGGCGCCGCCCGCACCGGCGATAATGACGTCAAAGCCATTCTGGTCCGCCTGTTCGGCGAAGCTGAACAGTTTGTCCGGCGTGCGGTGCGCGGAAACCACTTCAACGTGATAAGGCAGATTCAGTGTAGTGAGGATCTCTGCAGCAAACTGCATGGTGGCCCAGTCACTCTTTGAACCCATGACAATAGCGATTTTCGCCGGGGCAGCGTTGGATGACATGCCTGTAATGCTCCTGTGGTTTGCATGACGGTGGTGATTCATGTCGATGACGGGCAATGACGTAATGGTTCATGGTGCGGTCATTGCTCGGTGCAACGGCGACCTGAAGCCAGAGCCACAGGCCGCGAGGGCGTAGAGCATACCATGAGCCAGAAGGGAGGAAAACGGTTGCGTGGCGATGAAATGGGCCACTGATGAGGAAAATCAGTGTAAAGACAGCGTTACAATGGAAATGAAATCAGGCGGATATCACCCGCAGTCACTGCCAGCATAGACCCTTCCTGATGCCAGGCGCCCAGCACTGCACGTTCGGCGCATACACCAGCTTCGTCAATCGCGTGAATCGCCGGGCGGTGAGTGTGGCCGTGGATCATCAGTGTGGCCTGATGGTGGTGCAGACGCGCAATCACTTCATCCGCGTTGACATCCATAATAGCCATGGATTTGTGCTGGTTGGCCTGCTGGCTGGCGGCACGCATACGGGCGGCAATGCGCAGACGAAAAGACAACGGCAACCACAGGAAAAGCCGCTGGATGAACGGGTTATGCACTTTGCGACGAAAGTGTTGATAGGCGTGATCGTCGGTGCACAGGGTATCGCCGTGCAACAGCAGTGTGCGGCGACCGTACAGGTCAAGCACCGTTTCTGTGGCGAGCAATTGCAGACCGCTCTGGTGGGCGAAACGCCTACCGAGTAGAAAATCGCGGTTGCCGTGGGCGAAATAGCAAGGCACGCCGCTATCGGCCAGTGTCTTGAGCGCCGTTGCGACGGCTGCGTGCAGCGGGGCCGGGTCGTCGTCGCCAATCCAGGCGTCGAACAGATCGCCGAGAATGTAGAGCGCGTCGGCGCCGGGCGCATCTTCATGCAGAAAACGCAGAAAACCGGCGGTGATCGCCGGTTCCTGTTCGCTCAGATGCAGATCGCTAATAAACAGCGTGGTCATGCCGAAGGCGTTACTCGCTAACGGTTACGCTGGTGACGATCACGTCTTCTTTCGGTACATCCTGATGCATACCGCTGCGACCGGTGGACACCGCCTTAATCTTATCGACCACGTCCATGCCTTCCACTACTTCGGCGAATACACAGTAACCCCAGCCGTTCACGGTTTCAGATTTGAAATTCAGGAAATCGTTATCCACCACGTTGATGAAGAACTGGGCGGTGGCTGAATGCGGGTCATTGGTACGCGCCATCGCCAGTGTGCCACGGTTGTTGGCCAGGCCATTGTTCGCTTCGTTTTTGATCGGCGCATGGGTGTCTTTCTGGCTCATTCCGGGTTCAAAACCACCGCCCTGGATCATGAAACCATTGATTACACGGTGAAAAATCGTGTTATTGTAAAAACCGCTGCGGCAGTAGTTCAGGAAATTTTCCACGGTAACCGGGGCTTTTTCCGCAAAGGTATTGATGACGATGTCGCCGTGGTTAGTATGAAACGTAATCATAGAGAAACCTTACTTAGCCATAGTACACAGAATGATGAGAGAGATTCACCGAGGCGCCAAGCCGCCAAGAGCGCTCTTATAACATAAGTGAATGGCTGAGTCAGCACAGGGTGAAGCTGGTAACAAAATGAGGAAAAGTTTACGGAGTTAAATTCAAATAAATTCATTAAGATTATAATATTAATTGAGTTTATTTGAAAAATATTTTTATTGCGCTAAATCAATAACAGCTATTATTTAGGTATGTTTTTATACTTTATAAACATATTCTTGTTGTAGTTGATAGTCACTCTCGTTAACACGTTTCTCATTCAATAATTCATACAGGTAGGTAAACTATGTTGGATCGGATTAATCAGCTTTTAGACAACCCGGATTGTGGCAAGCTGGTTTTGCGACTGTCATTCAGTATTTTGGTTCTGTTTCATGGCGTTCATAAGCTGATTGCCGGTGTTGGCCCTATTCAGGGAATGCTGGCGGCGCATGGTTTGCCGGGTTTTATCGCCTACGGCGTGTTTATTGGTGAGGTGATTGCACCTATCATGATGATTCTGGGCATCCTTACGCGTCCTGCCGCGCTGGCTTTTGCCTTTACCATGATCGTGGCGTTCTTGCTGGCGCATCCGGAAGCGATTTTCACCCTTGATAAAACCGGGGCATGGGGGATTGAGAACGTTGCAGTTTACTTCTTTGCCGGTATCACCATTGCGCTGCTGGGCAGCGGCAAATACTCCGTAATGAGCAATCCTCGCTTGCGCTAAGCGTGCAATAGTGAAATTCGTCTGCACTGGCAGCGAGACAAACCCGGCAATATCGCCGGGTTTGTGCGTTTTAGGACGGTAAGAGCGTGAAACAACAGGGATGGCTAATATTCGGTACACCCGCTTGCAATAGCTCAGGGTTCAGGTTTCAATACGCAGCTAAGAGCCTATCCCAATTAGGCTATTTTACTTGCCATTTTGGCCCTGGGCAGTGCTCGAAATCCTCACGTACTCCGTGTACGCTCCGGTTTCTCCGCGCTGTCCGTGTCCAAACTGGCTGCGCCAATGACGCCTATTGGGATAGGTTCTACGTCCAAAAACCGGATAAAAACCGACTTTATTACGCGTAACGCAGATAACGATGCACATCTCCTGCGAACACCATGGAATGCCCTGATGCTAAAGATCTTTAATACCCTGAGTCGTCAAAAAGAGGAATTCAAACCCATCCACGCTGGCAAGGTTGGCATGTATGTGTGCGGGATAACCGTTTACGACCTGTGTCATATCGGTCATGGGCGTACTTTCGTGGCATTTGACGTGGTGGCGCGTTACCTGCGTTATCTAGGATATGACGTCAAATATGTGCGTAATATCACCGACATTGACGACAAAATCATCCGACGTGCGACCGAGAACGGCGAAACCATCGAGCAACTCACTAATCGTATGATTGGCGAGATGCATACCGATTTTCGCGCGCTGAATATTCTCTCCCCGGATGAAGAGCCTCGTGCTACGCATTACATCGCAGAAATCATTGAACTGGTTGAAAAATTAATAGCCCGTCGTCACGCTTACGTGGCGGATA harbors:
- a CDS encoding HAAAP family serine/threonine permease, encoding MSTIQDSSQVLEHASGWRKSDTVWMLGLYGTAIGAGVLFLPINAGIGGLIPLIIMAIIAFPMTYFSHRALCRFVLSGKKGGEDITEVVEEHFGTGAGKLITLLYFFAIYPILLVYSVAITNTVDSFITHQLHLPSPPRAILSLILILGLMFIVRFGEAMIVKAMSVLVYPFVAVLMMLALYLVPHWNTGVFHNISLTNSTTGNGLLATLWLAIPVMVFSFNHSPIISSFAVAKRREYGDNAEKKCSRILACSHTMMVLTVMFFVFSCVLALSPSDLMEAKAQNISILSYLANHFNNPVMGYLAPVIATIAISKSFLGHYLGAGEGLNGMMVKMLRSRGKTIPTDKLNRITALFMLLTTWLVATLNPSILGMIETLGGPVIACLLFLMPMYAIRKVPAMRQYSGALSNVFVTLLGLIAITAIVYTLFE
- the ppiB gene encoding peptidylprolyl isomerase B, which codes for MITFHTNHGDIVINTFAEKAPVTVENFLNYCRSGFYNNTIFHRVINGFMIQGGGFEPGMSQKDTHAPIKNEANNGLANNRGTLAMARTNDPHSATAQFFINVVDNDFLNFKSETVNGWGYCVFAEVVEGMDVVDKIKAVSTGRSGMHQDVPKEDVIVTSVTVSE
- the purK gene encoding 5-(carboxyamino)imidazole ribonucleotide synthase — its product is MKPVCVLGNGQLGRMLRQAGEPLGIAVYPVGLDAEPESVPVQHSVITAEIERWPETALTRQLAQHSAFVNRDIFPRLADRYTQKQLLDELGLATAPWQLLASAQQWTEVFASLGELAIVKRRVGGYDGRGQWRIRPGEEHSLPAECYGDCIVEQGIAFSGEVSLVGARSTQGDCVFYPLTHNLHEDGILRTSVALPQPQAQLQQQAEQMLSSIMHRLGYVGVMAMECFVVGDRLLINELAPRVHNSGHWTQNGASISQFELHLRAILDLPLPPPVVASPAVMVNLIGTDVNIDWLTLPLVHLHWYEKEVRPGRKVGHLNLTHPDTARLHQTLQALTPLLPEVYHSGLAWAQQRLAE
- a CDS encoding DoxX family protein; translation: MLDRINQLLDNPDCGKLVLRLSFSILVLFHGVHKLIAGVGPIQGMLAAHGLPGFIAYGVFIGEVIAPIMMILGILTRPAALAFAFTMIVAFLLAHPEAIFTLDKTGAWGIENVAVYFFAGITIALLGSGKYSVMSNPRLR
- the purE gene encoding 5-(carboxyamino)imidazole ribonucleotide mutase, translating into MSSNAAPAKIAIVMGSKSDWATMQFAAEILTTLNLPYHVEVVSAHRTPDKLFSFAEQADQNGFDVIIAGAGGAAHLPGMLAAKTLVPVLGVPVQSAALSGVDSLYSIVQMPRGIPVGTLAIGKAGAANAALLAAQILARHDSDLASRLAAWRQAQTDDVLNNPDPREQS
- the lpxH gene encoding UDP-2,3-diacylglucosamine diphosphatase — protein: MTTLFISDLHLSEQEPAITAGFLRFLHEDAPGADALYILGDLFDAWIGDDDPAPLHAAVATALKTLADSGVPCYFAHGNRDFLLGRRFAHQSGLQLLATETVLDLYGRRTLLLHGDTLCTDDHAYQHFRRKVHNPFIQRLFLWLPLSFRLRIAARMRAASQQANQHKSMAIMDVNADEVIARLHHHQATLMIHGHTHRPAIHAIDEAGVCAERAVLGAWHQEGSMLAVTAGDIRLISFPL
- a CDS encoding helix-turn-helix domain-containing protein, producing the protein MRFSTMSEGDIITELCRRIKDARIQQRLSQVDLAERAGLGIATIKRAEMGESITLSSLLAILRGLNRLHQLEGVLFDAEVENFNARLNGGQPRAPLRIRKKNTDTPAPAAASESMPKPVASALDWYVSAAENNLIWSWPDNEKKPS
- a CDS encoding L-serine ammonia-lyase, translating into MVSVFDIFKIGIGPSSSHTVGPMKAGNMFTDSLVNLSLISSVDAIIVDVYGSLALTGKGHHTDIAIIMGLAGNLPDSVDIDAIPAFIQQVQHTRRLPLLGGRYEVNFPLDSALRFQPENLPLHENGMTIRALDASQNVLYSKTYYSIGGGFVVNQEHFGQPISQEERAPWPFYSARQLLQHCHDNCLSLSAVVMKNEIAMHGRDALETYFASVWQTMQNAIHRGMNTEGVLPGPLRVPRRASALHRLLFTNGRFSNDPMDAMDWVNMFAMAVSEENAAGGRVVTAPTNGACGIIPAVLAYYDRFIQPVTPDTYLRYFLAAGAIGILFKMNASISGAEVGCQGEVGVACSMAAAGLAELLGANPEQVCIAAEIGMEHNLGLTCDPVAGQVQVPCIERNAIASVKAINAARMAIRRASEPRVSLDKVIETMYETGKDMNAKYRETSRGGLAIKVVQCE